One Bos indicus isolate NIAB-ARS_2022 breed Sahiwal x Tharparkar chromosome 10, NIAB-ARS_B.indTharparkar_mat_pri_1.0, whole genome shotgun sequence DNA window includes the following coding sequences:
- the DUT gene encoding deoxyuridine 5'-triphosphate nucleotidohydrolase, mitochondrial isoform X1 — protein MAAGGAAPGKPAERRARTSESRRQMKEAQVVSPSKRARATEAGDMRLRFARLSEHATAPTKGSARAAGYDLYSAYDYTVPPMEKVLVKTDIQIALPSGCYGRVAPRSGLAAKHFIDVGAGVIDEDYRGNVGVVLFNFGKEKFEVKKGDRIAQLICERIFYPEIEEVQVLDDTERGSGGFGSTGSN, from the exons ATGGCGGCGGGCGGCGCCGCCCCAGGTAAACCGGCCGAGCGCAGGGCCCGGACCTCGGAGAGCCGGCGCCAGATGAAAG AGGCACAGGTCGTCTCCCCCAGCAAGCGGGCCCGGGCCACGGAGGCTGGCGATATGCGCCTCCGCTTTGCCCGGCTCTCGGAGCACGCCACAGCCCCCACCAAGGGGTCCGCGCGCGCCGCGGGCTACGACCTGTACAG TGCCTATGATTACACAGTACCACCGATGGAGAAAGTGCTTGTGAAAACTGACATTCAGATAGCCCTTCCTTCTGGGTGCTATGGAAGAGTGG ctCCTCGTTCTGGCTTGGCAGCAAAACACTTCATAGATGTAGGAg ctgGTGTCATAGATGAAGATTATAGAGGAAATGTTGGTGTTGTCCTGTTTAATTTTGGCAAAGAGAAGTTTGAAG TCAAAAAGGGTGATCGAATTGCACAGCTCATTTGTGAACGGATATTTTATCCAGAAATAGAGGAAGTTCAA GTTTTAGATGACACTGAAAGGGGTTCAGGAGGCTTTGGTTCCACTGGAAGTAATTAA
- the DUT gene encoding deoxyuridine 5'-triphosphate nucleotidohydrolase, mitochondrial isoform X2, which translates to MRLRFARLSEHATAPTKGSARAAGYDLYSAYDYTVPPMEKVLVKTDIQIALPSGCYGRVAPRSGLAAKHFIDVGAGVIDEDYRGNVGVVLFNFGKEKFEVKKGDRIAQLICERIFYPEIEEVQVLDDTERGSGGFGSTGSN; encoded by the exons ATGCGCCTCCGCTTTGCCCGGCTCTCGGAGCACGCCACAGCCCCCACCAAGGGGTCCGCGCGCGCCGCGGGCTACGACCTGTACAG TGCCTATGATTACACAGTACCACCGATGGAGAAAGTGCTTGTGAAAACTGACATTCAGATAGCCCTTCCTTCTGGGTGCTATGGAAGAGTGG ctCCTCGTTCTGGCTTGGCAGCAAAACACTTCATAGATGTAGGAg ctgGTGTCATAGATGAAGATTATAGAGGAAATGTTGGTGTTGTCCTGTTTAATTTTGGCAAAGAGAAGTTTGAAG TCAAAAAGGGTGATCGAATTGCACAGCTCATTTGTGAACGGATATTTTATCCAGAAATAGAGGAAGTTCAA GTTTTAGATGACACTGAAAGGGGTTCAGGAGGCTTTGGTTCCACTGGAAGTAATTAA